From Callithrix jacchus isolate 240 chromosome 3, calJac240_pri, whole genome shotgun sequence, a single genomic window includes:
- the KIAA0232 gene encoding uncharacterized protein KIAA0232 homolog isoform X3, translated as MYPICTVVVDGLSSESSSSSYPGPVSVSEMSLLHALGPVQTWLGQELEKCGIDAMIYTRYVLSLLLHDSYDYDLQEQSSGIETLVEELCSRLKDLQSKQEEKIHKKLEGSPSPEAELSPPAKDQVEMYYEAFPPLSEKPVCLQEIMTVWNKSKVCSYSSSSSSSTAPPASTDTSSPKDCNSESEVTKERSSEVPTTVHEKTQSKSKNEKENKFSNGTIEEKPALYKKQIRHKPEGKIRPRSWSSGSSEAGSSSSGNQGELKASMKYVKVRHKAREIRNKKGRNGQSRLSLRHGEKAERNVHTGSSSSSSSGSVKQLCKRGKRPLKEVGRKDPGSTEGKDLHMENRNDTEYKEEPLWYTEPIAEYFVPLSRKSKLETTYRNRQDTSDLTSEAVEELSESVHGLCISNNNLHKTYLAAGTFIDGHFVEMPAVINEDIDLTGTSLCSLPEDNKYLDDIHLSELTHFYEVDIDQSMLDPGASETMQGESRILNMIRQKSKENTDFEAECCIVLDGMELQGERAIWTDSTSSVGAEGLFLQDLGNLAQFWECCSSSSGDADGESFGGDSPVRLSPILDSTVLNSHLLAGNQELFSDINEGSGINSCFSVFEVQCSNSVLPFSFETLNLGNENTDSSANMLGKTQSRLLIWTKNSAFEENEHCSNLSTRTCSPWSHSEETRSDNETLNIQFEESTQFNAEDINYVVPRVSSNYVDEELLDFLQDETCQQNNRTLGEIPTLVFKKTSKLESVCGIQLEQKTENKNFETTQVHNENPHGDGYSSGVIKDIWTKMADTNSVATVEIERTDAELFSADVNNYCCCLDAEAELETLQEPDKAVRRSEYHLWEGQKESLEKRAFASSELSNVDGGDYTTPSKPWDVAQDKENTFILGGVYGELKTFNSDGEWAVVPPSHTRGSLLQCAASDVVTIAGTDVFMTPGNSFAPGHRQLWKPFVSFEQNDQPKSGENGLNKGFSFIFHEDFLGACGNFQVEDPGLEYSFSSFDVSNPFSQVLHVECSFEPEGIASFSPSFKPKSILCSDSDSEVLHPRICGVDRTQYRAIRISPRTHFRPISASELSPGGGSESEFESEKDEANIPIPSQVDIFEDPQADLKPLEEDAEKEGHYYGKSELESGKFLPRLKKSGMEKSAQTSLDSQEESTGILSVGKQNQCLECSMNESLEIDLESSEANCKIMAQCEEEINNFCGCKAGCQFPAYEDNPVSSGQLEEIGKKEKEERSKILHHTTTIFLRFLFPVLNTDIQGMNRSQEKQTWWEKALYSPLFPASECEECYTNAKGENGIEEYPDVKEIPSNEERLLDFNRVSSVYEARCTGESNSGAKSDGFRRKMCSSASAASEETGSEGGGEWVGPSEEELFSRTHL; from the exons AGCTCTGGTATCGAGACTTTAGTGGAGGAGCTTTGCTCCAGACTGAAAGACCTTCAGAGTAAGCAAG AAGAGAAGATTCACAAAAAGTTAGAGGGGTCTCCCTCTCCAGAGGCAGAATTATCCCCTCCAGCAAAGGATCAAGTGGAAAT GTACTATGAAGCATTTCCACCACTTTCTGAGAAACCAGTTTGCCTGCAAGAAATCATGACTGTGTGGAACAAGTCTAAAGTCTGTTCTTACTCTAGCTCTTCATCATCATCCACAGCCCCACCAGCTAGCACAGATACTTCCTCTCCTAAGGACTGCAACAGTGAAAGTGAAGTCACCAAGGAAAGAAGCAGTGAAGTACCCACCACTGTGCATGAGAAAACCCagagcaaaagcaaaaatgagaaagaaaacaaatttagtaaTGGCACAATTGAAGAAAAGCCTGCCTTGTACAAAAAGCAGATCCGGCATAAACCTGAAGGAAAGATTCGCCCTCGCTCGTGGTCTTCTGGCTCCAGTGAAGCAGGCTCAAGTTCCAGTGGGAATCAGGGAGAATTAAAAGCATCCATGAAGTATGTTAAAGTAAGACACAAGGCACGAGAGATTCGAAACAAAAAAGGGCGGAATGGGCAAAGCAGGCTTTCACTGAGGCATGGTGAAAAGGCTGAAAGAAACGTTCATACTGGAAGCAGTAGCAGTAGCAGCAGTGGTTCTGTCAAACAGCTGTGCAAGCGGGGTAAGAGACCTTTAAAAGAAGTAGGGAGAAAAGATCCTGGGAGCACTGAAGGGAAAGACCTACACATGGAGAACAGAAACGACACAGAATACAAAGAGGAACCCTTGTGGTACACCGAGCCCATTGCTGAATATTTTGTTCCTCTGAGCAGAAAAAGTAAACTAGAGACCACATACCGAAACAGACAAGATACAAGTGATCTGACATCAGAGGCAGTGGAAGAATTGTCTGAATCAGTACATGGTCTTTGTATCAGCAACAATAATCTTCATAAAACATACCTCGCAGCAGGTACTTTCATTGATGGTCATTTTGTAGAAATGCCTGCAGTTATAAATGAGGATATTGACCTCACTGGGACCTCATTATGTTCTCTACCAGAGGACAATAAATACCTGGATGATATTCATCTATCAGAATTAACGCACTTCTATGAAGTGGATATTGATCAATCCATGTTGGATCCTGGTGCCTCAGAAACAATGCAAGGAGAAAGTCGGATTTTGAATATGATTCgacaaaaaagcaaagagaacacagATTTTGAGGCAGAATGTTGCATAGTGTTAGATGGTATGGAGTTGCAAGGGGAACGTGCAATATGGACAGATTCTACCAGCTCCGTGGGTGCTGAGGGCTTATTCCTGCAGGACCTTGGCAATCTGGCTCAGTTTTGGGAGTGCTGTTCATCCAGTTCCGGTGATGCTGATGGGGAGAGTTTTGGAGGAGACTCTCCAGTTAGACTCTCTCCCATCTTAGACAGCACAGTGCTTAATTCACACCTGCTTGCTGGCAATCAAGAGCTCTTTTCAGATATTAATGAAGGATCTGGTATAAACTCTTGTTTTTCAGTGTTTGAAGTGCAATGCAGTAATTCTgttttaccattttcttttgaaacactCAACTTGGGAAATGAAAATACAGATTCTAGTGCTAATATGCTTGGGAAAACACAGTCTAGATTGCTAATATGGACCAAAAATAGTGCCTTTGAAGAAAATGAACACTGTTCTAATCTTTCAACAAGAACTTGTAGTCCATGGTCCCATTCAGAAGAAACACGTTCAGACAATGAAACATTAAATATTCAGTTTGAAGAATCCACACAGTTTAATGCCGAAGATATTAATTATGTAGTTCCTAGAGTCTCGTCAAATTACGTAGATGAAGAACTTCTAGATTTTTTGCAAGATGAAACTTGCCAGCAAAACAATAGAACTTTAGGTGAGATTCCTACATTAGTCTTCAAAAAAACATCTAAACTAGAATCTGTCTGTGGTATTCAGCtagaacaaaaaacagaaaacaaaaactttgaaACTACGCAAGTACATAATGAAAATCCACATGGAGATGGCTACAGCTCAGGGGTTATTAAAGACATTTGGACAAAGATGGCAGACACAAATTCTGTGGCTACAGTAGAAATAGAAAGAACTGATGCCGAGTTGTTTTCGGCTGATGTAAATAACTACTGCTGCTGTCTAGATGCTGAAGCTGAACTGGAGACCCTCCAGGAGCCTGATAAGGCTGTGCGAAGGTCAGAGTACCATCTGTGGGAGGGACAGAAAGAGAGCCTGGAGAAAAGGGCATTTGCTTCTAGTGAGCTATCAAACGTCGATGGTGGTGATTATACAACACCCTCTAAACCCTGGGATGTAGCCCAAGATAAAGAGAACACATTCATTCTTGGAGGAGTTTACGGAGAACTCAAAACCTTTAACAGTGATGGGGAATGGGCAGTCGTACCACCTAGTCACACAAGAGGAAGCCTGTTGCAGTGTGCAGCTTCTGATGTAGTGACAATAGCTGGCACCGATGTCTTCATGACCCCAGGAAACAGCTTTGCCCCTGGGCACAGGCAGTTATGGAAACCCTTTGTGTCATTTGAACAGAATGATCAGCCAAAAAGTGGGGAAAATGGATTAAATAAgggattttcttttatcttccatGAAGACTTCCTAGGAGCTTGTGGCAACTTTCAAGTCGAAGATCCTGGGCTTGAAtactcattttcttcctttgacgTAAGCAATCCATTTTCACAAGTTCTTCATGTAGAATGCTCATTTGAACCTGAAGGGATTGCGTCTTTCAGCCCCAGTTTTAAACCGAAATCAATTCTCTGTTCTGATTCAGACAGTGAAGTGCTTCACCCCAGGATATGCGGTGTTGACAGAACACAATACAGGGCTATTCGGATCTCTCCTAGGACTCACTTTCGCCCAATTTCTGCATCCGAACTGTCCCCAGGAGGAGGAAGCGAGTCAGAATTTGAATCTGAGAAAGATGAAGCAAATATTCCCATTCCTTCTCAAGTTGATATATTTGAAGATCCGCAGGCAGATCTCAAACCTCTGGAGGAAGATGCAGAGAAAGAAGGCCATTACTATGGAAAATCAGAGCTTGAGTCTGGAAAATTCCTTCCCAGGTTAAAAAAATCTGGGATGGAAAAGAGTGCTCAGACATCACTAGATTCCCAGGAAGAATCAACTGGGATTCTGTCAGTAGGAAAGCAAAATCAGTGTTTGGAATGTAGCATGAATGAGTCCCTGGAAATAGATTTAGAAAGCTCAGAAGCAAATTGTAAAATAATGGCACAATGCGAGgaagaaattaataatttttgtggTTGCAAAGCAGGTTGTCAGTTTCCTGCTTATGAAGATAATCCAGTTTCTTCGGGACAGCTGGAAGAG attgggaagaaagaaaaagaggaaagaagcaaGATTCTACACCATACCACTACCATATTCCTTCGCTTTCTA TTCCCTGTATTGAACACTGATATACAAGGAATGAATAGAAGCCAAGAAAAACAGACCTGGTGGGAAAAAGCCTTGTACTCTCCTCTTTTTCCTGCATCAGAGTGTGAAG AATGTTATACAAATGCCAAGGGAGAGAATGGTATAGAAGAATATCCAGATGTTAAAGAAATACCCAGTAATGAAGAACGTCTGTTAGATTTTAATAGG GTGTCTTCTGTTTATGAAGCAAGATGTACAGGAGAGAGCAACTCTGGAGCAAAGTCAGACGGCTTCCGCAGAAAGATGTGCTCCAGCGCCAGCGCCGCCTCAGAAGAGACAGGCTCAGAAGGCGGAGGCGAGTGGGTGGGCCCTAGCGAAGAGGAGCTCTTTTCTCGAACTCATCTCTAA
- the KIAA0232 gene encoding uncharacterized protein KIAA0232 homolog isoform X11: protein MYYEAFPPLSEKPVCLQEIMTVWNKSKVCSYSSSSSSSTAPPASTDTSSPKDCNSESEVTKERSSEVPTTVHEKTQSKSKNEKENKFSNGTIEEKPALYKKQIRHKPEGKIRPRSWSSGSSEAGSSSSGNQGELKASMKYVKVRHKAREIRNKKGRNGQSRLSLRHGEKAERNVHTGSSSSSSSGSVKQLCKRGKRPLKEVGRKDPGSTEGKDLHMENRNDTEYKEEPLWYTEPIAEYFVPLSRKSKLETTYRNRQDTSDLTSEAVEELSESVHGLCISNNNLHKTYLAAGTFIDGHFVEMPAVINEDIDLTGTSLCSLPEDNKYLDDIHLSELTHFYEVDIDQSMLDPGASETMQGESRILNMIRQKSKENTDFEAECCIVLDGMELQGERAIWTDSTSSVGAEGLFLQDLGNLAQFWECCSSSSGDADGESFGGDSPVRLSPILDSTVLNSHLLAGNQELFSDINEGSGINSCFSVFEVQCSNSVLPFSFETLNLGNENTDSSANMLGKTQSRLLIWTKNSAFEENEHCSNLSTRTCSPWSHSEETRSDNETLNIQFEESTQFNAEDINYVVPRVSSNYVDEELLDFLQDETCQQNNRTLGEIPTLVFKKTSKLESVCGIQLEQKTENKNFETTQVHNENPHGDGYSSGVIKDIWTKMADTNSVATVEIERTDAELFSADVNNYCCCLDAEAELETLQEPDKAVRRSEYHLWEGQKESLEKRAFASSELSNVDGGDYTTPSKPWDVAQDKENTFILGGVYGELKTFNSDGEWAVVPPSHTRGSLLQCAASDVVTIAGTDVFMTPGNSFAPGHRQLWKPFVSFEQNDQPKSGENGLNKGFSFIFHEDFLGACGNFQVEDPGLEYSFSSFDVSNPFSQVLHVECSFEPEGIASFSPSFKPKSILCSDSDSEVLHPRICGVDRTQYRAIRISPRTHFRPISASELSPGGGSESEFESEKDEANIPIPSQVDIFEDPQADLKPLEEDAEKEGHYYGKSELESGKFLPRLKKSGMEKSAQTSLDSQEESTGILSVGKQNQCLECSMNESLEIDLESSEANCKIMAQCEEEINNFCGCKAGCQFPAYEDNPVSSGQLEEIGKKEKEERSKILHHTTTIFLRFLFPVLNTDIQGMNRSQEKQTWWEKALYSPLFPASECEECYTNAKGENGIEEYPDVKEIPSNEERLLDFNRVSSVYEARCTGESNSGAKSDGFRRKMCSSASAASEETGSEGGGEWVGPSEEELFSRTHL from the exons AT GTACTATGAAGCATTTCCACCACTTTCTGAGAAACCAGTTTGCCTGCAAGAAATCATGACTGTGTGGAACAAGTCTAAAGTCTGTTCTTACTCTAGCTCTTCATCATCATCCACAGCCCCACCAGCTAGCACAGATACTTCCTCTCCTAAGGACTGCAACAGTGAAAGTGAAGTCACCAAGGAAAGAAGCAGTGAAGTACCCACCACTGTGCATGAGAAAACCCagagcaaaagcaaaaatgagaaagaaaacaaatttagtaaTGGCACAATTGAAGAAAAGCCTGCCTTGTACAAAAAGCAGATCCGGCATAAACCTGAAGGAAAGATTCGCCCTCGCTCGTGGTCTTCTGGCTCCAGTGAAGCAGGCTCAAGTTCCAGTGGGAATCAGGGAGAATTAAAAGCATCCATGAAGTATGTTAAAGTAAGACACAAGGCACGAGAGATTCGAAACAAAAAAGGGCGGAATGGGCAAAGCAGGCTTTCACTGAGGCATGGTGAAAAGGCTGAAAGAAACGTTCATACTGGAAGCAGTAGCAGTAGCAGCAGTGGTTCTGTCAAACAGCTGTGCAAGCGGGGTAAGAGACCTTTAAAAGAAGTAGGGAGAAAAGATCCTGGGAGCACTGAAGGGAAAGACCTACACATGGAGAACAGAAACGACACAGAATACAAAGAGGAACCCTTGTGGTACACCGAGCCCATTGCTGAATATTTTGTTCCTCTGAGCAGAAAAAGTAAACTAGAGACCACATACCGAAACAGACAAGATACAAGTGATCTGACATCAGAGGCAGTGGAAGAATTGTCTGAATCAGTACATGGTCTTTGTATCAGCAACAATAATCTTCATAAAACATACCTCGCAGCAGGTACTTTCATTGATGGTCATTTTGTAGAAATGCCTGCAGTTATAAATGAGGATATTGACCTCACTGGGACCTCATTATGTTCTCTACCAGAGGACAATAAATACCTGGATGATATTCATCTATCAGAATTAACGCACTTCTATGAAGTGGATATTGATCAATCCATGTTGGATCCTGGTGCCTCAGAAACAATGCAAGGAGAAAGTCGGATTTTGAATATGATTCgacaaaaaagcaaagagaacacagATTTTGAGGCAGAATGTTGCATAGTGTTAGATGGTATGGAGTTGCAAGGGGAACGTGCAATATGGACAGATTCTACCAGCTCCGTGGGTGCTGAGGGCTTATTCCTGCAGGACCTTGGCAATCTGGCTCAGTTTTGGGAGTGCTGTTCATCCAGTTCCGGTGATGCTGATGGGGAGAGTTTTGGAGGAGACTCTCCAGTTAGACTCTCTCCCATCTTAGACAGCACAGTGCTTAATTCACACCTGCTTGCTGGCAATCAAGAGCTCTTTTCAGATATTAATGAAGGATCTGGTATAAACTCTTGTTTTTCAGTGTTTGAAGTGCAATGCAGTAATTCTgttttaccattttcttttgaaacactCAACTTGGGAAATGAAAATACAGATTCTAGTGCTAATATGCTTGGGAAAACACAGTCTAGATTGCTAATATGGACCAAAAATAGTGCCTTTGAAGAAAATGAACACTGTTCTAATCTTTCAACAAGAACTTGTAGTCCATGGTCCCATTCAGAAGAAACACGTTCAGACAATGAAACATTAAATATTCAGTTTGAAGAATCCACACAGTTTAATGCCGAAGATATTAATTATGTAGTTCCTAGAGTCTCGTCAAATTACGTAGATGAAGAACTTCTAGATTTTTTGCAAGATGAAACTTGCCAGCAAAACAATAGAACTTTAGGTGAGATTCCTACATTAGTCTTCAAAAAAACATCTAAACTAGAATCTGTCTGTGGTATTCAGCtagaacaaaaaacagaaaacaaaaactttgaaACTACGCAAGTACATAATGAAAATCCACATGGAGATGGCTACAGCTCAGGGGTTATTAAAGACATTTGGACAAAGATGGCAGACACAAATTCTGTGGCTACAGTAGAAATAGAAAGAACTGATGCCGAGTTGTTTTCGGCTGATGTAAATAACTACTGCTGCTGTCTAGATGCTGAAGCTGAACTGGAGACCCTCCAGGAGCCTGATAAGGCTGTGCGAAGGTCAGAGTACCATCTGTGGGAGGGACAGAAAGAGAGCCTGGAGAAAAGGGCATTTGCTTCTAGTGAGCTATCAAACGTCGATGGTGGTGATTATACAACACCCTCTAAACCCTGGGATGTAGCCCAAGATAAAGAGAACACATTCATTCTTGGAGGAGTTTACGGAGAACTCAAAACCTTTAACAGTGATGGGGAATGGGCAGTCGTACCACCTAGTCACACAAGAGGAAGCCTGTTGCAGTGTGCAGCTTCTGATGTAGTGACAATAGCTGGCACCGATGTCTTCATGACCCCAGGAAACAGCTTTGCCCCTGGGCACAGGCAGTTATGGAAACCCTTTGTGTCATTTGAACAGAATGATCAGCCAAAAAGTGGGGAAAATGGATTAAATAAgggattttcttttatcttccatGAAGACTTCCTAGGAGCTTGTGGCAACTTTCAAGTCGAAGATCCTGGGCTTGAAtactcattttcttcctttgacgTAAGCAATCCATTTTCACAAGTTCTTCATGTAGAATGCTCATTTGAACCTGAAGGGATTGCGTCTTTCAGCCCCAGTTTTAAACCGAAATCAATTCTCTGTTCTGATTCAGACAGTGAAGTGCTTCACCCCAGGATATGCGGTGTTGACAGAACACAATACAGGGCTATTCGGATCTCTCCTAGGACTCACTTTCGCCCAATTTCTGCATCCGAACTGTCCCCAGGAGGAGGAAGCGAGTCAGAATTTGAATCTGAGAAAGATGAAGCAAATATTCCCATTCCTTCTCAAGTTGATATATTTGAAGATCCGCAGGCAGATCTCAAACCTCTGGAGGAAGATGCAGAGAAAGAAGGCCATTACTATGGAAAATCAGAGCTTGAGTCTGGAAAATTCCTTCCCAGGTTAAAAAAATCTGGGATGGAAAAGAGTGCTCAGACATCACTAGATTCCCAGGAAGAATCAACTGGGATTCTGTCAGTAGGAAAGCAAAATCAGTGTTTGGAATGTAGCATGAATGAGTCCCTGGAAATAGATTTAGAAAGCTCAGAAGCAAATTGTAAAATAATGGCACAATGCGAGgaagaaattaataatttttgtggTTGCAAAGCAGGTTGTCAGTTTCCTGCTTATGAAGATAATCCAGTTTCTTCGGGACAGCTGGAAGAG attgggaagaaagaaaaagaggaaagaagcaaGATTCTACACCATACCACTACCATATTCCTTCGCTTTCTA TTCCCTGTATTGAACACTGATATACAAGGAATGAATAGAAGCCAAGAAAAACAGACCTGGTGGGAAAAAGCCTTGTACTCTCCTCTTTTTCCTGCATCAGAGTGTGAAG AATGTTATACAAATGCCAAGGGAGAGAATGGTATAGAAGAATATCCAGATGTTAAAGAAATACCCAGTAATGAAGAACGTCTGTTAGATTTTAATAGG GTGTCTTCTGTTTATGAAGCAAGATGTACAGGAGAGAGCAACTCTGGAGCAAAGTCAGACGGCTTCCGCAGAAAGATGTGCTCCAGCGCCAGCGCCGCCTCAGAAGAGACAGGCTCAGAAGGCGGAGGCGAGTGGGTGGGCCCTAGCGAAGAGGAGCTCTTTTCTCGAACTCATCTCTAA